AGCAGCAACTTTGTCTAATCGTTACATTCAAGACCGCTTCTTACCTGATAAAGCGATTGATTTATTAGACGAGTCTGGCTCTAAGATGAACTTAACAATTCAAATCGTTGATCCAAAAACGATTGAAAAGAAATTAGCCGATGCTGAGCAACAAAAACAACAAGCTTCTGCAGAAGAAGACTTCGAAAAAGCTGCTTATTACCGCGACCAAATCAATAAACTACAAGCAATGAAAGAAAAACAAATTAGCGATGAAGAAACACCTGTGATCGATGAGCAAAATATCGAAGCAATTGTCGAACAAAAAACTGGTATTCCAGTCGGTGATTTAAAAGAAAAAGAACAGACACAATTGAAAAATTTGGCTGTTGACCTAAAAGCACATGTTGTAGGACAAGATAATGCTGTTGATAAAGTATCAAAAGCGATTCGCCGTAACCGTGTAGGTTTAGGCAAACAAAATCGTCCAATCGGCTCCTTCTTATTTGTGGGACCAACTGGTGTAGGTAAAACTGAATTAGCTAAACAATTAGCTTATGAATTATTTGGTTCACAAGACTCTATGATTCGTTTTGATATGAGTGAATATATGGAAAAACACAGTGTGTCTAAATTGATTGGTTCACCTCCTGGCTATGTTGGGTACGATGAAGCTGGACAACTAACAGAAAAAGTACGTCGTAACCCTTATAGTTTGATTTTATTGGATGAAATTGAAAAAGCACATCCAGATGTACTGCATATGTTCTTGCAGATTCTAGATGATGGGCGTTTAACGGATGCCCAAGGTCGCACCGTAAGCTTTAAAGATACGATCATTATTATGACAAGTAATGCAGGAACTAGTAATGTCGAAGCAAATGTCGGTTTCGGAGCCGCTCGTGATGGGGTTACTAAATCTGTTTTAGGTCAATTGAACAATTTCTTTACACCTGAATTCTTGAACCGTTTTGACGGAATCGTCGAATTTAAAGCATTAAGTAAAGAAAACTTGATGAATATCGTTAGTTTAATGCTAGATGAAGTGAATAATTTATTGGCACATCAAAAACTCCATATTGATGTCCCAACTGAGGTTAAAGAAAAACTAGTTGATTTAGGCTACGATCCTGCAATGGGTGCACGTCCACTCCGCCGAACAATCCAAGAACAAATTGAAGACGGAATCGCAGAGTATTACTTAGATCATCCTGAAGAGCATCAATTGGTTGCTAAACTAGACGCAGATGGTAAAATTATTGTCACTGGAGAAATCCATACATTACCTAATGAAATTAGTACTGAAAGTACTGAAAATACTGAAACAGAATAACTAAATAAGTACTGTTCACCCTCCACTTATTTCCGAAGCGGAGCGTTGTAGTTGCTTTCGCTTCCACCCTTTATTCGGTTTTCATTTGGCTGGGATATAACTCGTAGAGTTATGTCCCAGCCATTTTTAGTATTTTTGAAGACAAATTTCTTTTTATTTATGCTAAAAAAAATTATAATTATAATGAATCAACTTTATAGACATGTAAAAAAAAGATTATTCTAGTTCTTATAGATCTGTGAATACTCTGCTTTTTTATTATCAAAAAAACAAAATATTGAGGTGAGAAAAATGAAATTAGCCAATGTAACCAATAGCTATAAGCAACTGGTGAATAAACAACTGGAAAATACTGATGCTTATTTTGTAAAAGTGTATTCTGCCGGAAATACGACCGTTATTTACACCGAAGCTTCCCAACATGCAGAGATAGTAATCGTCAATAAAAAACGTGCCCTTCGCAAAACAGAAATTAATGAAATCCTTGCTTACTTTTTAAAACGCTTACCAAAAGATCGATGTGATCGTGAAAACATTTCTATTATTTCATTAAAAGACATTACTGAAATCTCTTTACCGTTAACTAAGAGTGCCATTGAAAAATAAAAAAGAAAAAGGGTACGAAACATTATGAGGCAATTGCCTTCTTAAGGAGTTTCGCACCCTTGCTTTTCGTTTTTTATTCATTCTACATTAAAAAGCATAAATAAAATAATTCTATTTTGTTAGATTTTCTTCTATTTATTTTTTTTACTTAAAAAAAGTGATAAAAATCCTGTTCCCAAAAGAATCGCAGCTGAGACATAATATGGGAAAAAGTGGTTAATATCAAACATATATCCTGCCGCCATCGGTCCCAAGATATTACCAAAACTTGTAAATGTTGAATTTAATCCATTTATCGTTCCTTGTTGGTCTCCAGCATGTTTAGATAAATATGTTGTTACTGCTGGTCTAAATAAATCAAAAGCTAAGAATACGATAAAAGTGGAAAAAACCACAACAAGGTTGTTATTTGTAAATGCAATTATTGCTATAAATATTGAACTTGCAAAGAAAGTTAATTGAATCAGCCCTAGTTCACTCATCTTTTGCACAATTGCATCAAAGAAAAATAATTGACAAATAAGTGCTAAAATCCCACTAACCGTTATAACCATCGCAATTTCACCTGTTGTAAAACCAAAATTAATCGTTGCCATAATACTATAGATTGATTCAAATGCTTGTAAACCAAATGAAGAAATCAAAATGATTACGAACAATGAAGTGAATACTGGGTTTTTCAAAATATCCATAAATGAACCTTTTTTCGCTTCAACGGCTGCTTGAATCCGTTTCTCTGGCTCTTTCAATACTGTTAA
The DNA window shown above is from Enterococcus sp. 4G2_DIV0659 and carries:
- a CDS encoding ATP-dependent Clp protease ATP-binding subunit; the encoded protein is MICQNCQQNQATIHLYANVNGQRKQLDYCQSCYQKLKTQANDTQPTMSQQDPFGFGSLDDLYRSLSRQMQEQQGNPNGQIPPTQFGDGNGFNGGQPPRGNAGQGNGLLGEYGINITQAARNGDIDPVVGRDEEIKRVIEILNRRTKNNPVLIGEPGVGKTAVVEGLAQKIVDGDVPQKLLDKEVIRLDVVSLVQGTGIRGQFEERMQKLIEEIKQAENVILFIDEVHEIVGAGSAGDGNMDAGNILKPALARGELQMVGATTLNEYRIIEKDAALERRMQPVRVDEPTVDETIAILKGLQKRYEDYHHVKYTDEAIKAAATLSNRYIQDRFLPDKAIDLLDESGSKMNLTIQIVDPKTIEKKLADAEQQKQQASAEEDFEKAAYYRDQINKLQAMKEKQISDEETPVIDEQNIEAIVEQKTGIPVGDLKEKEQTQLKNLAVDLKAHVVGQDNAVDKVSKAIRRNRVGLGKQNRPIGSFLFVGPTGVGKTELAKQLAYELFGSQDSMIRFDMSEYMEKHSVSKLIGSPPGYVGYDEAGQLTEKVRRNPYSLILLDEIEKAHPDVLHMFLQILDDGRLTDAQGRTVSFKDTIIIMTSNAGTSNVEANVGFGAARDGVTKSVLGQLNNFFTPEFLNRFDGIVEFKALSKENLMNIVSLMLDEVNNLLAHQKLHIDVPTEVKEKLVDLGYDPAMGARPLRRTIQEQIEDGIAEYYLDHPEEHQLVAKLDADGKIIVTGEIHTLPNEISTESTENTETE
- a CDS encoding DUF1827 family protein yields the protein MKLANVTNSYKQLVNKQLENTDAYFVKVYSAGNTTVIYTEASQHAEIVIVNKKRALRKTEINEILAYFLKRLPKDRCDRENISIISLKDITEISLPLTKSAIEK
- a CDS encoding MFS transporter; translated protein: MKSKKSMMYLAISNLFLVFLGVGLVIPVIPQLKEEMHFSGATMGMMISIFAITQLIISPIAGVLSDKLGRKKMIATGMLIFSISELLFGLAQAKSGFYISRGLGGIAAALIMPSVTAFVADMTTIAERPKAMGLVSAAISGGFIIGPGVGGFIAYLGIRAPFYGAAILAFIGFILTLTVLKEPEKRIQAAVEAKKGSFMDILKNPVFTSLFVIILISSFGLQAFESIYSIMATINFGFTTGEIAMVITVSGILALICQLFFFDAIVQKMSELGLIQLTFFASSIFIAIIAFTNNNLVVVFSTFIVFLAFDLFRPAVTTYLSKHAGDQQGTINGLNSTFTSFGNILGPMAAGYMFDINHFFPYYVSAAILLGTGFLSLFLSKKNK